A region from the Neofelis nebulosa isolate mNeoNeb1 chromosome Y, mNeoNeb1.pri, whole genome shotgun sequence genome encodes:
- the LOC131503440 gene encoding testis-specific Y-encoded protein 1-like, producing the protein MASVSRSGKSSDSRRPWTLIVPDEKGRESRTRGSAGALEGVGWPQSPGSGAASAHRVQEAQAGCEIQVASPAEELVLILDDGMVAAEVVIGEEEEDGGGATEEEVAGEENSEEAKPEAEDMHEEEEVEVERQQQEEIQEQEEKREADAEAEEGPPLSQELQQREAALRPASAQDPLAVLERLQLEISAGNAQDSRALRRLKRRILRRRISHLDHRRAVIKHIPGFWAQAILNHPQLSAMMGAQDKDVLSYVVDLEVEEVGHPKYRCRVMFFFGANPYFRNPVIIKEYQLSFAGYRASHSTPVQWFWDYERGAPSRRHDPTSLNLFNWLCEHSCPGANRIAEIIIEDLWPNPLQYYLREEGTRRQ; encoded by the exons ATGGCCAGCGTGTCGCGGTCCGGAAAAAGCAGCGATTCCCGTCGACCCTGGACCCTGATCGTCCCGGATGAGAAAGGTCGAGAGTCCCGGACCCGCGGGAGTGCAGGGGCGCTGGAGGGCGTGGGTTGGCCGCAGTCCCCAGGTTCAGGGGCGGCAAGCGCCCATCGTGTGCAGGAAGCCCAGGCCGGGTGTGAGATACAGGTGGCAAGCCCAGCGGAGGAATTGGTGCTGATATTGGATGACGGAATGGTGGCGGCTGAGGTGGTGatcggggaggaggaagaggacggcGGGGGGGCGACCGAGGaagaggtggctggagaggagaattctgaggaagccaagccagaagcagaggacatgcacgaggaggaggaggtggaagttgagagacagcagcaggaggagattcAGGAGCAAGAGGAGAAGCGCGAGGCAGATGCAGAGGCGGAGGAGGGGCCCCCGCTCTCACAGGAGCTGCAGCAGCGAGAGGCAGCGCTGCGTCCTGCCTCAGCCCAGGACCCACTGGCAGTGCTGGAGCGTCTTCAGCTGGAGATCAGCGCTGGGAATGCCCAGGATTCCAGGGCCTTACGGCGGCTGAAGCGCAGGATTCTTCGGAGGCGGATTTCTCACCTGGATCACAGAAGGGCCGTCATCAAGCACATCCCTGGCTTCTGGGCCCAGGCG attctgaatcaCCCCCAGTTGTCGGCCATGATGGGTGCCCAGGACAAAGACGTGCTCAGCTACGTGGTCGACTTGGAG GTGGAAGAAGTGGGCCATCCCAAGTACCGCTGCAGagtgatgtttttctttggggCCAACCCGTACTTCCGGAACCCAGTGATCATTAAGGAGTATCAGCTTAGCTTTGCTG GCTACAGGGCATCGCATTCCACTCCAGTCCAGTGGTTCTGGGATTATGAACGTGGAGCTCCCAGTCGCAGGCATGACCCCACCAGCCTTAACTTGTTCAACTGGCTGTGTGAGCACAGCTGCCCAGGGGCGAACAGGATTGCCGAG ATCATCATCGAGGACCTGTGGCCCAATCCCCTGCAGTActacctgagggaggaagggaccagaagACAGTGA